Proteins co-encoded in one Metabacillus sp. KUDC1714 genomic window:
- a CDS encoding basic amino acid ABC transporter substrate-binding protein: MKKGLFTFVLVLAFMMILSACGTSQETSGGEGSDSKEEKKVLRVATEANYAPFEYQDKGEVVGFDIDFIQAVAKEAGYEVEVVNVGWDPLFVEVKDEIADIGLSAITINDDRKQTYDFSVPYFLSTNKILVPEGSDIKTAADLKDKVIAVQTGTTGQEAVDSIVGENNPKVKKFENNNLAIMELNSGGADAVVADNTVVEEYVKNNPDKKLIVVEDEDSFDAEYYGLMFPKGSKLKAEFDEAINQVLDNGKYTEIYNEWFGSDPDVENLKAQQ; encoded by the coding sequence TTGAAAAAAGGGTTGTTTACATTTGTATTGGTACTTGCATTTATGATGATTTTATCTGCTTGTGGAACAAGTCAGGAGACTTCAGGTGGAGAGGGAAGCGATTCTAAAGAAGAGAAAAAGGTACTAAGAGTTGCAACAGAAGCAAATTATGCACCATTTGAATACCAAGATAAGGGAGAAGTCGTAGGCTTTGATATTGATTTTATTCAAGCTGTTGCAAAAGAAGCTGGTTATGAAGTCGAAGTAGTAAATGTAGGTTGGGATCCATTATTCGTAGAGGTGAAAGATGAGATAGCAGATATAGGTTTATCTGCAATAACAATAAATGATGACCGTAAGCAAACATATGACTTTTCAGTACCATATTTCTTATCAACAAACAAAATTCTAGTGCCTGAAGGTAGTGATATTAAGACTGCGGCCGATTTAAAGGACAAAGTAATTGCTGTTCAAACAGGAACAACTGGTCAAGAAGCTGTTGATAGTATTGTAGGAGAGAATAATCCTAAAGTTAAAAAATTTGAAAATAATAATCTAGCAATAATGGAGCTTAATAGTGGTGGAGCAGATGCAGTTGTTGCAGATAATACTGTAGTTGAAGAATATGTTAAAAATAATCCTGACAAAAAATTAATTGTTGTTGAAGATGAAGATAGTTTTGATGCAGAATACTACGGATTAATGTTTCCTAAAGGAAGCAAATTGAAAGCAGAATTCGATGAGGCTATTAATCAAGTATTAGATAATGGAAAATATACAGAAATATACAATGAATGGTTTGGTTCTGATCCAGATGTTGAAAACTTAAAGGCACAGCAATAA
- a CDS encoding aspartate kinase, producing MKVVKFGGSSLASGEQLKKVLQIVVSDPERKVVVVSAPGKRYSDDIKVTDLLIECAGKHLANEEAGEVFEVIIDRYASIAKELGISLEVVETISSDLKNLLNGDKSKPESYLDAVKASGEDNNAKLIAAYFQHSGVDAQYVSPKEAGLLVSDEPGNAQVLPESYEKLYKLRDRSGIIVFPGFFGYSKSGEVLTFSRSGSDITGSILANGIKADLYENFTDVDAVYSVNPTIVQNPKEIRELTYREMRELSYAGFSVFHDEALIPAFRAGIPVNVKNTNNPSAPGTLIVNERANSNGPVIGIASDEGFCSIYVSKYLMNREIGFGRKLLQILEDNGLTYEHVPSGIDDITVILRQNQMDNRIEESIIERIMTELQADEVIIEHNLALIMVVGEGMRHNVGTTARASKALADAGVNIEMINQGSSEVSMMFGVKEPQEKRAVQALYNEFFVAVPV from the coding sequence ATGAAGGTCGTAAAGTTTGGGGGTTCTTCTTTAGCATCTGGAGAACAACTTAAAAAGGTTTTACAAATCGTTGTATCAGACCCGGAAAGAAAGGTAGTCGTTGTCTCTGCTCCAGGGAAACGTTATTCAGATGATATTAAAGTAACAGATTTATTAATAGAATGTGCGGGGAAGCACTTAGCAAATGAAGAGGCTGGGGAAGTTTTTGAAGTCATCATTGATAGATATGCAAGTATTGCTAAGGAATTAGGGATTTCTTTAGAAGTTGTTGAGACGATTTCAAGTGATTTAAAGAATTTACTTAATGGTGATAAAAGCAAACCAGAAAGCTATTTAGATGCAGTAAAGGCAAGTGGTGAGGATAATAACGCAAAGCTCATTGCTGCTTATTTTCAGCATAGCGGTGTAGACGCACAGTATGTTAGTCCAAAGGAAGCTGGTTTGTTAGTATCTGATGAACCAGGTAACGCACAAGTCTTACCTGAATCATATGAGAAATTATATAAGCTACGTGACCGATCAGGAATTATCGTCTTTCCAGGGTTTTTTGGCTACAGTAAAAGTGGAGAAGTTTTAACTTTCTCACGGAGCGGATCTGATATTACGGGTTCAATTCTTGCTAATGGAATTAAAGCTGATTTATATGAAAACTTTACAGATGTAGACGCTGTTTACTCAGTAAATCCTACGATTGTGCAGAATCCAAAGGAAATCCGTGAACTAACGTATCGCGAAATGCGTGAGCTTTCCTACGCTGGTTTTTCAGTTTTTCATGATGAAGCCCTAATACCAGCATTCCGTGCCGGAATCCCAGTGAATGTAAAAAATACAAATAACCCATCTGCTCCAGGAACACTAATTGTAAATGAACGCGCAAATTCGAACGGTCCTGTCATTGGAATTGCTAGTGACGAAGGCTTTTGCAGTATTTATGTAAGCAAATACTTAATGAATAGAGAAATCGGCTTTGGTCGAAAACTCCTACAAATTTTAGAGGATAATGGTTTGACGTATGAGCATGTACCTTCTGGAATTGATGACATAACTGTTATTTTAAGACAAAATCAAATGGATAACAGGATTGAAGAATCAATAATTGAACGGATTATGACAGAATTACAAGCAGATGAAGTCATTATTGAGCATAACTTAGCACTTATTATGGTCGTTGGAGAAGGAATGCGCCATAATGTAGGTACAACAGCTCGAGCTTCCAAAGCACTTGCAGATGCAGGCGTAAACATAGAAATGATCAACCAAGGCTCTTCAGAGGTAAGTATGATGTTTGGAGTTAAAGAGCCTCAGGAAAAACGTGCTGTACAAGCACTTTATAATGAGTTTTTTGTAGCTGTTCCAGTGTAA
- a CDS encoding sugar ABC transporter ATP-binding protein yields the protein MIHTVLKMKEVSIEFPGVKALDSVDFTMKSGTTHALIGANGAGKSTLMKVLSGTYDHYTGEILIDDHKTNIRTPKEAQGCGIQIVHQEVDTALIPNLTVGENIMLSNTVNGMGKRQFVRWKDLHKKATVILNSLNIHVSSKKLVSELTLAEKQMVLIARTVSTDCKFLILDEPTAPLSHSETKELFRIVQELKAKDVGIIFISHRLPEIFEICDEITIMRNGKLVSHEFVADTTTGKVVEQMLGRELQEQFPKKPSQIGEKIFEVNTLSDTDKIRNISLSVHKGEIVGIAGLVGAGKTEFCKALFGEAKIKSGEVKLRGKVLTLSNPYQAVKQGIALVPEERRKEGILVMESVATNLTAANLGAFTRPFSFLNRKAEKQKALELIDSLGIKTPSEEARVQNLSGGNQQKIAIGKWLIADADVYIFDEPTKGVDVGAKKDIFELICELAQRGKAIIYASSELSEIMGITNRLYVLYDGQVAKELETDLTNEEELLFYSTGGN from the coding sequence ATGATTCATACAGTATTAAAAATGAAAGAAGTCTCAATCGAATTTCCTGGTGTGAAGGCATTAGATTCTGTAGATTTTACAATGAAAAGTGGTACAACCCATGCTCTAATTGGAGCAAATGGTGCTGGGAAATCAACGTTAATGAAGGTTTTATCAGGTACCTATGACCATTACACTGGTGAGATCTTAATTGATGATCATAAAACAAATATCCGTACCCCAAAGGAAGCACAAGGCTGTGGTATTCAAATTGTTCACCAAGAGGTAGATACTGCGCTCATACCAAATTTAACAGTAGGGGAAAATATTATGCTATCAAATACTGTTAATGGGATGGGGAAAAGACAATTTGTAAGGTGGAAGGATCTTCATAAAAAAGCAACAGTTATTTTGAACAGCCTAAACATTCATGTTTCCTCCAAAAAATTAGTTAGCGAGTTAACCTTGGCAGAAAAACAAATGGTACTGATTGCTAGAACAGTCTCGACAGATTGTAAATTTCTTATATTAGATGAACCAACAGCCCCGCTTAGCCATTCAGAAACAAAAGAGTTGTTCAGGATCGTGCAAGAGCTTAAAGCGAAGGATGTAGGAATCATCTTTATTTCCCACCGGCTCCCAGAAATTTTTGAAATCTGTGATGAAATTACAATTATGAGGAACGGTAAGTTAGTTTCACATGAGTTTGTTGCTGATACCACGACAGGTAAGGTAGTGGAACAAATGCTAGGTAGGGAATTGCAAGAACAATTCCCGAAAAAACCTTCTCAAATTGGTGAAAAGATCTTTGAAGTAAACACTCTTTCAGATACGGATAAAATAAGAAATATTTCTCTGTCAGTTCATAAGGGTGAAATTGTTGGGATTGCAGGCTTAGTTGGAGCTGGTAAAACGGAATTTTGTAAAGCTTTATTCGGAGAAGCAAAAATAAAGTCAGGTGAGGTAAAACTACGAGGTAAGGTGTTAACTTTATCAAATCCATATCAAGCAGTAAAACAAGGAATCGCATTAGTACCTGAGGAAAGAAGAAAAGAAGGTATTCTTGTTATGGAGTCAGTTGCAACAAATCTAACCGCAGCAAATCTGGGTGCTTTTACAAGGCCTTTTAGTTTCTTAAATCGTAAGGCAGAAAAGCAAAAGGCATTAGAGCTTATTGACAGTCTAGGGATTAAAACACCTTCAGAAGAAGCTAGAGTCCAAAATCTGTCTGGTGGTAATCAACAAAAAATTGCCATAGGAAAATGGTTAATAGCTGATGCAGACGTTTATATCTTTGATGAGCCAACTAAAGGCGTGGATGTCGGAGCGAAAAAAGATATTTTTGAGCTTATATGTGAGCTGGCACAAAGAGGAAAGGCAATTATCTATGCCTCCTCTGAGTTATCAGAAATAATGGGGATTACCAATCGATTATATGTTTTATATGATGGACAGGTTGCAAAAGAATTAGAAACGGACTTAACCAATGAAGAAGAGCTATTATTTTATTCAACAGGAGGCAACTAA
- a CDS encoding amino acid ABC transporter ATP-binding protein: MITVKQLKKSFGANEVLKDINVEIKPQEVVVVIGPSGSGKSTFLRCLNLLESITGGQVIINGIDLTDKQTNINKIREDVGMVFQQFNLFPHKTVLENIILAPIKVKKLNAEQAKEKGLSLLRKVGLEEKAYAYPNSLSGGQKQRVAIARALAMEPKIMLFDEPTSALDPEMVGEVLEVMKQLAREGMTMVVVTHEMGFAKEVGDRVIFMDGGYIVEENQPQQLFDQPQQERTKAFLSKVL, translated from the coding sequence ATGATAACCGTAAAACAATTGAAAAAGTCATTTGGAGCAAATGAAGTCCTAAAGGATATCAATGTAGAAATTAAACCTCAAGAGGTTGTTGTTGTTATTGGACCCTCTGGATCTGGAAAATCAACGTTTTTACGTTGTCTTAATTTACTTGAATCGATTACAGGTGGTCAAGTTATCATCAATGGAATCGACCTTACGGATAAACAAACAAATATAAATAAGATTCGTGAGGATGTTGGAATGGTCTTTCAACAATTTAATCTATTTCCACATAAGACTGTTCTTGAAAATATTATTTTAGCCCCGATTAAAGTGAAGAAACTGAATGCAGAGCAAGCGAAGGAAAAGGGCTTATCACTGCTTCGTAAGGTAGGATTAGAGGAAAAGGCCTATGCCTATCCTAATTCATTATCAGGCGGACAAAAACAACGGGTAGCCATCGCGAGAGCTTTGGCAATGGAACCAAAAATCATGTTATTTGATGAGCCAACATCAGCTTTAGACCCAGAAATGGTCGGTGAGGTATTAGAGGTTATGAAGCAGCTTGCTAGAGAGGGAATGACAATGGTGGTCGTCACGCATGAAATGGGTTTTGCAAAAGAAGTGGGGGATCGTGTTATTTTTATGGATGGTGGTTATATTGTAGAGGAAAATCAACCACAACAGTTATTTGATCAACCGCAACAAGAAAGAACAAAAGCCTTTTTGAGTAAGGTTTTATAA
- a CDS encoding ABC transporter permease, which translates to MNQSNPVQASNPSKRTFDLFQFLYKYGTILTIFILIIVFAISNPTFIQGNNLINILRSISIVTIIAIGITISLSVNGFDLSVGSVASLSNAIVISMFVWFSQNTFIAIFSAIVASLLVGVLNSFIIVKLKVPDMLITLATMFIVQGIALTYTKGATVSQNMVMPDGTFSTGIISPIFEKIGQVPWIILIMVIVVVVVHVFLNFTKHGRYMYVIGGNIEAARLSGIPVNKYKIAAYLLSALFASIGGIVLASRVMTAEINAGSPYLMDSVAAAFIGFSVLGAGKPNAFGTFIGAVLIGILQNGLVMMSVPYYAMDIVKGTVLAFALALTYYKTK; encoded by the coding sequence ATGAATCAATCAAATCCTGTACAAGCGAGTAATCCTTCAAAAAGGACATTTGATCTTTTTCAATTTTTATATAAATATGGGACAATTTTAACAATTTTCATTCTTATTATAGTTTTCGCTATATCTAATCCAACGTTTATTCAAGGCAATAATCTTATTAATATATTACGTTCTATTTCTATTGTAACGATTATCGCAATTGGAATTACGATCTCGTTATCAGTAAATGGTTTTGATTTGTCAGTTGGATCAGTGGCTTCATTATCAAATGCAATTGTTATTTCAATGTTTGTGTGGTTTTCTCAAAATACGTTTATTGCGATATTTTCCGCAATTGTCGCATCATTACTTGTAGGAGTGTTAAATTCATTTATTATTGTGAAACTAAAGGTTCCTGATATGCTAATTACATTAGCGACAATGTTTATTGTACAAGGAATTGCACTCACATACACAAAGGGTGCAACTGTTTCGCAAAATATGGTGATGCCTGATGGAACGTTTTCAACAGGAATCATTAGCCCGATATTTGAAAAAATTGGTCAGGTTCCTTGGATTATCTTGATCATGGTCATTGTTGTGGTGGTTGTACACGTTTTTCTTAACTTTACAAAGCATGGGAGATACATGTATGTGATTGGTGGAAATATCGAAGCGGCAAGATTATCTGGGATTCCAGTTAATAAGTATAAGATAGCAGCTTATCTATTATCTGCTCTTTTTGCATCAATTGGTGGAATCGTTCTAGCTTCCCGTGTTATGACAGCAGAAATTAATGCTGGTTCCCCGTACTTAATGGACTCTGTTGCTGCAGCATTTATTGGTTTCTCAGTATTAGGGGCGGGAAAACCAAATGCGTTTGGTACATTTATTGGAGCAGTGTTAATTGGGATACTTCAAAATGGCTTAGTTATGATGTCAGTACCATATTATGCAATGGATATTGTAAAAGGTACAGTACTTGCGTTTGCACTGGCACTTACGTATTATAAAACAAAATAA
- a CDS encoding glutamine--tRNA ligase/YqeY domain fusion protein → MEHNSSNFIRSIITEDLETGKRDNVYTRFPPEPNGYLHIGHAKSIVINFGLADDFNGKTNLRFDDTNPLKEDTEYVEAIKEDVEWLGYEWDGMFFASDYFEEMYNRAILLIKKGKAYVDDLSADEIRQYRGTLKEPGKESPYRNRSIEENIDLFERMRKGEFENGTKVLRAKIDMSSPNINLRDPVIYRVSHTTHHNTGDAWCIYPMYAFAHPLEDAIEGITHSLCTTEFEDQRPLYNWVIEECEMEHKPQQIEFGRLGITNTVMSKRKLKQLVDEKFVDGWDDPRMPTISGLRRKGYTPESIREFVKETGVSKGSGTVDEAMLEHFVREDLKLKAPRTMGILKPLKVVITNYPEDQVEMLDAEINPEVPEMGTRQIPFSREIYIEQEDFMEDPPKKYFRLFPGNEVRLKHAYFIKCEDVIKDADGNVIEIHCTYDPETKSGSGFTGRKVKGTIHWVDAKHALPAEFRLYEPLILDKLENEEDSTEQVSSEEKTFLDFVNDQSLEVLQGFVEPNMKEVAAHDKFQFFRHGYFNVDPKHSTNEKIVFNRIVSLKSSFKLK, encoded by the coding sequence TTGGAACACAATTCCTCAAACTTTATAAGAAGTATTATTACAGAGGATCTTGAAACTGGAAAACGTGATAATGTCTACACACGTTTCCCGCCAGAGCCAAATGGCTATCTCCATATTGGTCATGCAAAATCAATCGTGATTAACTTTGGACTAGCAGATGATTTTAATGGTAAAACAAACTTAAGATTTGATGACACAAATCCATTAAAAGAAGATACAGAATACGTTGAAGCAATTAAAGAAGATGTAGAATGGCTAGGCTATGAATGGGATGGCATGTTTTTTGCTTCCGATTATTTTGAAGAAATGTATAATCGCGCAATACTCCTCATAAAAAAAGGAAAAGCATATGTTGATGACTTATCTGCTGATGAAATCAGACAATATCGTGGGACATTAAAAGAGCCTGGGAAAGAAAGCCCTTATCGAAACCGTTCTATAGAAGAAAATATTGATTTATTTGAGCGCATGCGTAAAGGTGAATTTGAAAATGGAACAAAGGTGCTTCGTGCAAAAATTGATATGTCATCACCAAACATAAACTTGCGTGATCCAGTTATTTACCGCGTATCACATACGACACATCATAATACTGGTGATGCTTGGTGTATCTATCCGATGTATGCTTTTGCACATCCACTGGAAGATGCAATTGAAGGAATAACACATTCTTTATGTACAACAGAATTTGAAGATCAACGCCCACTTTATAACTGGGTAATTGAAGAATGTGAAATGGAGCATAAGCCACAACAAATTGAATTTGGTCGTTTAGGCATCACAAATACAGTAATGAGTAAGCGTAAATTAAAGCAGCTTGTTGATGAAAAGTTTGTTGATGGCTGGGATGACCCTCGCATGCCAACAATTTCAGGTTTACGCAGAAAAGGGTACACACCAGAATCCATCCGTGAATTTGTTAAAGAAACTGGTGTATCAAAAGGGTCTGGAACAGTTGATGAGGCAATGCTTGAGCACTTTGTGAGAGAAGACTTAAAGCTAAAAGCACCACGTACGATGGGGATATTAAAACCATTAAAGGTAGTTATTACAAATTATCCTGAAGATCAAGTGGAAATGCTTGATGCTGAGATCAATCCTGAAGTTCCTGAGATGGGTACAAGACAAATTCCATTTTCACGTGAAATTTATATTGAACAGGAAGACTTTATGGAGGATCCTCCAAAAAAATACTTCCGTCTCTTCCCTGGTAATGAAGTGCGTTTGAAACACGCATACTTTATAAAATGTGAAGATGTGATTAAAGATGCTGATGGAAATGTCATTGAAATTCATTGCACTTATGATCCTGAAACAAAGAGTGGTTCAGGGTTTACAGGAAGAAAAGTAAAAGGAACGATCCACTGGGTCGACGCTAAACATGCGTTACCAGCTGAATTTCGTTTATATGAACCACTTATTCTTGATAAGCTTGAGAATGAAGAGGACAGTACGGAACAAGTAAGCTCTGAAGAAAAAACATTCCTTGACTTTGTTAACGATCAATCATTAGAAGTTCTACAAGGCTTTGTTGAGCCTAATATGAAGGAAGTAGCAGCTCACGATAAATTTCAATTTTTCCGTCATGGTTACTTCAATGTAGATCCTAAGCATTCTACTAATGAAAAAATCGTGTTTAATCGTATCGTTTCGTTAAAGAGCTCTTTTAAATTGAAGTAA
- a CDS encoding MFS transporter yields the protein MKQETSFKEFLGNRFVRAILLSGLFLQLGIWVRNFSVLLFVMEQTNEDPFAVSMISVAEFAPIFIFSIIGGTFADRWKPKKTMVWCDILSAISVFAVLLTLIFATWKVVFFAMLISSILSQFSQPSGMKLFKVHVPEKQLQMGMSIYQTMFALFMIIGPVIGTVVFQQYGIEVSIAITGVMFLLSAVALMFLPADKLVEKTDEQTTVLEEFVQGFKYVMKNRFLTILGANFFVAGLAVGLIQPLGIFIVTEQLQMDKEFVQWFMAINGIAMIIGGGIALALSKKVTPIRMLAAGMFVNALMISVIGFSEILWLTLIAQFFTGLMMPAIQISINTMILQNAEESFVGRVNGIMTPLFMGAMVLMMSLAGILKQQVGLGISYQVSAVCMVIGVILVLPLVLDRSIKKRVKVNV from the coding sequence ATGAAACAAGAAACAAGCTTTAAGGAGTTTTTGGGAAATCGGTTTGTAAGAGCGATATTACTTTCTGGCTTATTCTTGCAGCTTGGTATTTGGGTAAGAAATTTTTCTGTTTTATTATTTGTCATGGAGCAAACAAATGAAGATCCATTTGCGGTTTCAATGATTTCAGTTGCAGAGTTTGCTCCGATTTTTATTTTCTCAATCATTGGCGGGACATTTGCAGACAGGTGGAAGCCTAAGAAAACGATGGTTTGGTGTGATATTTTAAGTGCTATTTCTGTTTTTGCTGTTTTACTAACATTAATATTCGCAACTTGGAAGGTCGTCTTTTTTGCGATGCTTATTTCCTCAATTCTCTCTCAGTTTTCTCAGCCTTCAGGTATGAAGTTATTTAAGGTGCATGTTCCTGAAAAACAACTGCAAATGGGAATGTCAATTTATCAAACGATGTTTGCTTTATTTATGATTATTGGACCTGTTATTGGAACAGTTGTATTTCAGCAATATGGGATAGAAGTATCTATTGCAATCACAGGTGTCATGTTTTTACTTTCAGCAGTAGCGCTTATGTTTTTACCTGCCGATAAGTTGGTAGAAAAAACTGATGAGCAAACAACAGTTTTAGAAGAATTTGTGCAAGGATTTAAGTATGTTATGAAAAATAGATTTCTCACCATCCTAGGTGCTAATTTCTTCGTAGCAGGATTGGCTGTTGGTTTAATACAACCATTAGGTATCTTTATTGTGACAGAACAGCTTCAAATGGATAAGGAGTTTGTCCAATGGTTTATGGCGATAAACGGAATTGCTATGATTATTGGAGGTGGAATCGCGTTAGCTTTATCAAAGAAAGTAACACCGATTCGAATGCTCGCAGCGGGTATGTTTGTAAATGCCCTAATGATTTCAGTCATTGGGTTCTCGGAGATTTTATGGCTAACTTTAATAGCCCAGTTTTTCACAGGATTAATGATGCCAGCTATTCAAATTAGTATTAATACAATGATTCTTCAAAATGCTGAGGAATCTTTTGTAGGGAGAGTAAACGGGATCATGACACCTCTTTTTATGGGCGCGATGGTGCTGATGATGAGTTTAGCGGGAATCTTAAAACAACAGGTTGGTCTGGGGATTTCATATCAGGTATCAGCTGTTTGCATGGTCATTGGAGTTATTCTTGTTCTGCCGCTTGTTCTTGACCGATCTATAAAAAAGCGCGTAAAAGTTAATGTATAG
- a CDS encoding amino acid ABC transporter permease, which produces MDFRFDIIIEYAPFLLKGTLLTIGLSLAGIIIGMVLGLGIGLGKMLNNKLLALPFKWYIIFFRGTPLFVQILIVHFGVVPLFTGETNGIAAGIIALSLNAAAYIAEIFRGGIQSIDRGQMEAARSLGMNHVQAMTHVILPQAIKRMIPPFGNEFIVLIKDSSLISVVAAPEIMYWGRAMSSQYYRVWEPYITVALIYLVLTLSLSFLLNLLERRLKTE; this is translated from the coding sequence ATGGACTTTCGCTTTGATATTATTATTGAATATGCTCCGTTTTTACTTAAAGGGACATTATTAACGATAGGTTTATCTCTTGCAGGGATTATTATAGGCATGGTTCTTGGACTTGGGATTGGTCTTGGTAAAATGCTGAATAACAAATTGCTAGCGCTTCCTTTTAAATGGTACATTATTTTCTTTCGAGGAACACCATTATTTGTTCAAATTTTAATTGTCCACTTTGGTGTGGTGCCATTATTTACTGGTGAAACAAATGGAATAGCTGCAGGGATTATCGCGCTTTCATTAAACGCAGCAGCTTATATTGCTGAAATTTTTAGAGGTGGAATTCAATCGATTGATCGAGGGCAGATGGAAGCAGCGCGTTCACTGGGGATGAATCATGTTCAAGCAATGACACATGTTATCTTACCTCAAGCGATTAAACGTATGATTCCTCCATTTGGGAATGAGTTTATCGTTCTAATAAAAGACTCATCTTTGATATCTGTTGTTGCGGCACCAGAAATCATGTATTGGGGACGAGCAATGTCAAGTCAATATTACCGTGTATGGGAGCCATATATTACGGTTGCACTGATCTATTTAGTACTAACTCTATCACTAAGCTTCCTGCTTAATTTACTTGAAAGAAGGCTGAAGACTGAATGA
- a CDS encoding sugar ABC transporter substrate-binding protein has product MNNKIFHSAFIFILVFTLLLTGCASNSGETTEPEKRKGNPDVSLENVPERFAGGERAKIKVIRKIGGDDHTAQFLAGAKEEGEALGFQVDVFTANGDTAKFHDAIAQGLEEDYDGFIISHGDDAATVNAVQKLVDAGKSVVTFDSTEKLAQIENVTLTSQDDEALATLALDQLIKDTNGEANIVYLWVDGFPPMVRRNQVYQEKLASNSGIKEIERFGVAAADTSVKTQNAVAAMLNKHPKGEIDAIFATWDAFAIGAARAIKEAGRDEIKIYGIDVSNADLQEMQDKSSSWKYTAAVDPKLIGAVDMRLLAKKLAGEETPATYNLEASLISGEVLGKSDEPINMVNLADTVEGWGQSTAFEEEWMKRLKEYYKK; this is encoded by the coding sequence ATGAATAACAAAATTTTTCACTCTGCATTTATTTTTATTCTAGTATTTACACTATTACTAACAGGTTGTGCTTCAAATAGTGGAGAAACGACTGAACCTGAAAAAAGGAAAGGCAACCCAGATGTTTCATTAGAGAATGTTCCAGAACGCTTTGCTGGTGGTGAGAGGGCAAAGATTAAAGTCATCCGTAAAATCGGTGGAGATGATCATACAGCACAATTTTTAGCTGGTGCGAAGGAAGAAGGAGAAGCATTAGGCTTTCAAGTAGATGTATTTACAGCTAATGGAGACACGGCAAAATTTCATGATGCCATAGCACAAGGACTAGAAGAAGATTATGATGGATTTATTATTTCTCACGGAGATGACGCTGCAACTGTTAATGCGGTTCAAAAACTAGTTGATGCTGGGAAAAGTGTTGTTACATTTGATTCAACGGAAAAATTAGCACAAATTGAAAATGTAACATTAACATCTCAGGATGATGAAGCACTTGCAACATTAGCATTAGACCAACTTATTAAAGATACTAATGGTGAAGCAAATATTGTGTATCTTTGGGTAGATGGCTTTCCTCCGATGGTTAGACGTAATCAAGTTTACCAAGAGAAATTGGCTAGTAACTCTGGTATTAAAGAAATTGAGCGTTTTGGAGTGGCAGCAGCTGATACTTCTGTAAAAACGCAAAATGCTGTAGCAGCAATGCTTAATAAACATCCTAAAGGTGAAATTGATGCAATCTTCGCGACATGGGATGCATTTGCAATCGGTGCAGCACGTGCAATTAAAGAAGCTGGTAGAGATGAAATTAAGATTTACGGTATTGATGTATCGAATGCAGATCTTCAAGAAATGCAAGATAAGAGTAGCTCTTGGAAATATACGGCAGCAGTTGATCCAAAGTTAATTGGAGCAGTTGACATGAGATTGTTAGCTAAAAAGCTAGCTGGTGAAGAAACGCCAGCAACGTATAACCTTGAAGCATCACTTATTTCTGGTGAAGTATTAGGGAAATCAGACGAGCCTATTAATATGGTAAATCTTGCAGATACTGTTGAAGGTTGGGGGCAGTCTACCGCATTTGAAGAGGAATGGATGAAGAGATTAAAAGAGTATTATAAAAAGTAA